One genomic segment of Flavobacteriaceae bacterium includes these proteins:
- a CDS encoding relaxase/mobilization nuclease domain-containing protein — translation MIIKSLRHTQFLSNYSVNYVFDGVSNEPEHRWLIFQNITSGYDRKSIIKEFNTNAQYLTKTANRKKVYRYHEVLAFAHDNSKDLSREKLQRICNEYLKLRDSQGLSKAVCVPHLDKGHYHIHILLTSNFLESSRSGDMRMSNERYYDIRRSMERWMLREFPELHRSTVYLEQEEIEQLLPERFMRERQLLQQREKPQKNRNHTRDKVAERIKELLAQSNTLELFETHINNEP, via the coding sequence ATGATTATTAAAAGCCTTAGACATACCCAGTTTTTATCCAATTACAGCGTGAATTACGTCTTTGACGGCGTTTCTAATGAGCCAGAACATCGGTGGCTCATATTTCAAAATATCACGAGTGGTTATGACCGAAAATCCATCATAAAAGAGTTCAATACTAACGCCCAATATTTGACCAAAACAGCGAATAGAAAAAAGGTTTATCGTTATCACGAGGTGTTGGCATTTGCTCACGATAATTCAAAGGATTTATCTCGTGAAAAATTGCAACGTATTTGTAATGAGTATCTCAAATTACGAGACTCACAAGGGTTAAGCAAAGCCGTGTGTGTTCCACATTTAGATAAAGGACATTATCATATTCATATCCTATTAACCTCGAATTTTTTAGAAAGTTCTCGCTCTGGGGATATGCGAATGTCTAATGAACGCTATTACGACATAAGGCGCAGTATGGAACGATGGATGTTACGGGAATTTCCAGAACTGCATAGAAGTACGGTTTATCTCGAACAAGAGGAAATCGAACAGCTCTTACCTGAACGTTTTATGAGGGAACGGCAATTATTACAGCAACGGGAAAAACCGCAGAAAAACCGCAACCACACTAGAGACAAAGTAGCCGAACGTATTAAGGAATTATTGGCTCAAAGCAACACGCTAGAACTCTTTGAAACCCATATCAATAATGAGCCATAA
- a CDS encoding TraM recognition domain-containing protein, which produces MKQLQQIYPISIEHKTVQKWLDEYFNYNNSSAMECVKLGQTIPFHNLEFVVFFMEKWVDYYDNLYEKQSGFGYVLELASITALRGFKREELRLVFSNKTLPENYIYYRVFDYFTIIDKEAQNYFIAKYNREGESLDDIFLSLLTERIGKEIPVLQKVLFTPVTHLVPITSLYRHAYILGRSGSGKSELLKYLFYTLYQTDTAQRKSLCLLEPNSDLATQILQFHLNKDNNKKRVVYLDPFIRETAKKLLGEDIFTDDYTFVLNPFHIENATDRDINYTTQELSSAFFEILKSEATPQMNSIIQACIDVLLRANDTDITDLKRFMDDEENKDLIQLGKSNPNPERQNLISKKFTEDRVNPTKSGIYFRLQNIIDNTDLRSLLQGTSTINIEQEINNGKVILFNLSKGFLGVESSTLLGKLIVALIQGAVRKRQIKNIKDRVPTFFFIDEMQNYITKTIKEILAESRKYGLHLIMANQILGQGMDRELQRLILSNTAIKIAGHNDEDSVKAMAQQMRNITPNDFYKLEKYNFLCYDNTGEQATANVINVPDTLVNINPPMYMDKKELKAFFLWLVHESGYYVKKKKTITQKTAPIEPTTNDSNTSTIYNPNFEN; this is translated from the coding sequence ATGAAACAATTACAACAAATATACCCCATCAGTATTGAACATAAAACGGTTCAAAAATGGCTCGATGAATACTTTAACTACAACAATTCATCGGCTATGGAATGTGTAAAATTAGGGCAAACTATCCCGTTTCACAATTTGGAATTTGTCGTTTTTTTTATGGAAAAATGGGTGGATTATTACGATAATCTGTATGAGAAACAAAGTGGTTTTGGTTATGTGTTGGAACTGGCATCAATCACCGCCTTACGTGGTTTTAAACGAGAAGAATTACGTCTTGTGTTTTCCAATAAAACCCTGCCAGAAAACTATATCTATTATCGTGTCTTTGATTATTTTACCATTATCGACAAGGAAGCACAAAACTATTTTATCGCAAAATATAATCGTGAGGGTGAATCTTTGGACGACATATTTTTGAGTTTATTGACTGAACGTATTGGCAAGGAAATTCCTGTATTACAAAAGGTGCTATTCACGCCCGTTACGCACCTTGTGCCGATAACATCACTCTACAGGCACGCTTATATTTTAGGGCGTTCTGGAAGCGGTAAATCTGAACTTTTAAAATATCTTTTTTACACGTTGTACCAAACAGATACGGCGCAAAGAAAATCATTGTGTTTGCTTGAACCCAATAGCGACCTTGCTACTCAAATTTTACAGTTTCATTTGAACAAAGACAATAATAAAAAACGGGTGGTATATCTTGACCCGTTTATTAGGGAAACGGCAAAAAAGCTGTTGGGAGAGGACATTTTTACAGACGATTATACGTTTGTACTCAATCCGTTTCATATCGAGAATGCAACTGACAGAGATATAAACTATACTACACAAGAACTCTCTAGCGCATTTTTTGAAATCCTCAAAAGTGAAGCCACACCACAAATGAACTCCATAATACAAGCCTGTATAGATGTACTGTTACGAGCCAATGACACCGACATCACGGATTTAAAACGGTTTATGGACGATGAAGAAAATAAAGACTTGATACAACTAGGCAAAAGCAACCCTAATCCCGAACGTCAAAACCTTATTTCTAAAAAGTTTACAGAAGATAGAGTAAACCCAACCAAATCGGGTATTTATTTTAGGCTACAAAACATCATTGATAATACTGATTTACGAAGCCTTTTACAAGGCACAAGTACCATCAATATTGAACAGGAAATCAATAACGGTAAAGTCATATTGTTTAATCTTTCCAAAGGGTTTTTAGGCGTAGAATCATCGACCTTGCTAGGTAAGTTGATTGTGGCACTCATACAAGGAGCGGTGCGTAAACGGCAAATAAAGAACATTAAAGACAGAGTGCCAACGTTCTTTTTTATTGATGAGATGCAGAACTATATTACTAAAACCATCAAAGAGATTTTAGCTGAAAGTAGAAAATATGGCTTGCATCTGATAATGGCAAACCAAATTCTCGGTCAAGGTATGGATAGAGAACTGCAACGGCTTATTTTAAGTAATACCGCGATAAAAATTGCAGGACACAATGATGAAGATAGCGTTAAAGCAATGGCACAGCAAATGCGAAATATTACACCGAATGACTTTTATAAACTCGAAAAATACAATTTTCTCTGCTATGACAATACAGGCGAACAAGCAACGGCAAATGTGATAAATGTTCCCGATACGCTTGTAAATATAAACCCACCAATGTATATGGATAAAAAAGAACTCAAAGCGTTCTTTTTGTGGTTGGTTCACGAAAGTGGTTATTACGTTAAAAAGAAAAAAACCATTACACAAAAGACTGCTCCAATAGAACCAACAACAAACGATTCAAATACATCAACGATTTATAACCCAAATTTTGAAAACTAA
- a CDS encoding DNA repair protein: MNAPKKPSPNYLHKPFEPTKEELQVEFRARVLEQIPLAEIKLQYNKEVMPKNRLKILDSRQASEVLRAFWDNGSLELQEQFKILYLNNYNQVISLYPHSQGGITGTIVDIRLILMGALQSGAVAMIACHNHPSSNPNPSQTDKLLTKKIQQASNLIDIKLLDHIILTKDDYYSFNDEGDI; encoded by the coding sequence ATGAACGCACCTAAAAAACCATCACCAAATTATCTTCACAAACCCTTTGAGCCTACTAAAGAAGAATTACAAGTAGAGTTTAGAGCCAGAGTGCTAGAACAGATCCCGCTTGCAGAAATCAAACTGCAGTATAACAAAGAGGTAATGCCTAAAAATCGCCTAAAAATACTGGACAGCCGACAAGCATCAGAAGTCCTCAGAGCATTTTGGGATAATGGTTCTCTGGAATTACAAGAGCAGTTTAAAATCCTGTATCTTAATAATTACAATCAAGTCATTAGCTTATACCCACATAGTCAAGGTGGTATTACGGGAACAATCGTAGATATTCGATTAATATTAATGGGTGCATTACAATCTGGAGCAGTAGCGATGATTGCCTGCCATAACCATCCGAGTTCCAATCCCAATCCATCACAAACTGATAAACTACTTACTAAAAAAATTCAGCAGGCTTCCAATTTAATAGACATCAAACTTCTCGACCATATTATTCTAACCAAAGACGATTATTACTCCTTTAATGACGAGGGAGATATTTAA
- a CDS encoding site-specific DNA-methyltransferase, with protein MINYSNRKRIPLFYLLILFLMQITNEDNIQLMARYPNNYFDLAIVDPPYAININMNMGRKKSSTSIPHTKKDWDNKPPDSAYFDELFRVSKHQIIWGGNYFKLPITKSWIFWDKFISKGVNYADGELAWTSFNHTLKKISIAYSGFIGADKTRIHPTQKPVRLYEWLLLNYAKPNDKVLDTHLGGGSIAIACHNLGFDLTACEIDSDYYPMTIERLKKHQEQLQFLV; from the coding sequence ATGATAAATTACAGTAATCGAAAAAGGATTCCACTTTTCTATTTATTAATCCTTTTTTTAATGCAGATTACCAATGAAGATAATATACAACTTATGGCACGTTATCCCAATAACTATTTTGACCTTGCCATTGTTGACCCACCGTACGCAATAAACATCAATATGAATATGGGGCGTAAAAAGTCCAGCACTTCTATACCTCACACCAAAAAAGATTGGGACAACAAACCGCCAGATTCAGCTTATTTTGACGAATTGTTTCGAGTTTCTAAACATCAAATTATTTGGGGTGGAAATTATTTTAAACTACCCATCACAAAATCGTGGATTTTCTGGGATAAATTCATTTCTAAAGGCGTGAATTATGCAGATGGAGAACTGGCGTGGACATCGTTTAATCACACGCTAAAAAAAATATCAATTGCTTATAGCGGATTTATTGGAGCGGATAAAACAAGAATCCATCCTACTCAAAAGCCCGTCCGCTTGTATGAATGGTTATTACTCAATTATGCCAAACCAAACGATAAAGTTTTAGACACGCATTTAGGAGGTGGCAGTATTGCTATTGCCTGCCATAATCTTGGGTTTGATTTAACGGCTTGCGAGATTGATAGCGACTATTATCCAATGACTATAGAACGGCTTAAAAAGCATCAAGAGCAATTACAATTTTTAGTCTAA
- a CDS encoding N-6 DNA methylase, translated as MSKSTKYLPNEFKVFNDIFQSLSRRHGYYYVFEDFLDLYLNAWCFNYQFNRELIQSRYKLEERQQFTLMMYEVIKILDKEIQSDSDWYDFFGTFYESAALSKQKGFAQFFTPAPICTFMAQIVAPNNNETFSDPCCGSGRFSLASNSVSLGGFHFLVDLDVTCAKMATLNLMHHGIHGIIVADNGLFPGNDFKGAFVVNRKLHETGVPQIEYIDNVQQAYNYVRYTVNPFDMVRDLFPKQEKKTSQKTADDYEDIKTILNQKTGQFSMF; from the coding sequence ATGAGTAAATCAACAAAATATCTACCTAATGAATTTAAAGTCTTTAATGACATCTTTCAATCCTTATCACGTCGTCACGGCTATTATTATGTTTTCGAGGACTTTCTCGACCTTTATCTCAATGCGTGGTGCTTCAACTATCAATTCAATCGAGAATTGATACAGAGTCGTTACAAATTGGAAGAACGCCAACAGTTTACCCTAATGATGTATGAAGTCATTAAAATACTTGATAAGGAAATTCAAAGTGATTCCGATTGGTACGATTTCTTTGGAACGTTTTATGAAAGTGCAGCTCTCTCTAAACAAAAAGGGTTTGCTCAATTTTTTACTCCTGCACCAATTTGTACTTTTATGGCTCAAATCGTAGCACCAAACAACAATGAGACTTTTAGTGACCCTTGTTGCGGGAGTGGTCGTTTTTCATTAGCTTCAAATTCAGTTTCGTTAGGTGGTTTTCATTTTCTGGTTGACCTTGATGTTACCTGCGCCAAAATGGCAACGCTCAATCTAATGCACCACGGCATTCACGGTATTATTGTTGCTGACAACGGTTTATTCCCTGGCAATGATTTCAAAGGTGCGTTTGTGGTCAATAGAAAATTGCACGAAACGGGCGTGCCACAAATTGAATACATCGACAACGTACAGCAAGCCTATAACTATGTGCGTTATACCGTTAATCCTTTTGATATGGTGAGAGATTTATTTCCAAAGCAAGAAAAGAAAACCTCGCAAAAAACAGCAGATGATTATGAGGATATAAAAACCATCTTAAATCAAAAAACAGGACAGTTCTCTATGTTTTAG
- a CDS encoding type IV secretion system DNA-binding domain-containing protein: MSFFRYSYSQYSAKFLTGLRRFLLLNCFKNGLVVDGKARISEKESMQGLICLGSTGYGKSTVFSACNLMTIKNASMVVIDPSKELYNLTHRYLRKYFDVKCIDLIEPKKSDRWQVLYTAKTKEDMTMIADAIISASFPQETAGSRFFNQSAKNLIAVLLTSVLNRPEQKNLGYIYAMLNRYNKNDKAELTKELSKYLDAETWLEYKAIMSQPERLVGNVIATCRTALAPMTTETLKKISSGHDIHIASLRTKPTVLFINIAENRFKEFGLFVSLLLREITETFSVMPKKNDLTQYLLLDEAGNFYFHKLANFLTICRKRRVSVSLILQSMRQLRALYNDDADTIIENTKHHIYFPGLSLESCEQISKKIGYIYGDFDNTFLPTNKKRGRKYPLVSPEAIRTLKNGFGLLLSGNKQIALLKFTPWYKNFWLRMRLK, encoded by the coding sequence ATGTCATTTTTTAGGTATTCATATTCTCAATATTCGGCGAAATTTTTAACAGGATTGAGGCGTTTTTTATTACTAAACTGTTTTAAAAACGGTTTAGTGGTTGATGGCAAAGCTCGTATTTCTGAAAAGGAAAGTATGCAAGGGTTAATTTGCCTTGGTTCTACAGGGTATGGAAAATCGACCGTTTTTAGTGCCTGTAATTTAATGACGATAAAAAATGCCAGTATGGTCGTCATTGACCCATCAAAAGAACTCTATAATCTCACACATAGGTATTTGAGAAAATACTTTGATGTGAAGTGTATTGACTTGATTGAACCCAAAAAAAGTGATAGGTGGCAAGTTCTCTACACCGCCAAGACCAAAGAAGATATGACAATGATTGCAGATGCGATTATTTCTGCCTCATTTCCACAAGAAACGGCAGGTTCTCGTTTTTTTAACCAATCTGCTAAAAATCTCATTGCGGTTCTGCTCACAAGTGTTCTTAATCGACCAGAGCAGAAAAATTTAGGCTACATCTATGCAATGCTCAATCGCTATAACAAGAATGACAAAGCCGAATTGACCAAGGAACTATCAAAATATTTAGATGCTGAAACGTGGCTTGAATACAAAGCTATTATGAGCCAGCCTGAACGCCTCGTGGGAAATGTTATTGCAACGTGTAGAACTGCTCTTGCACCAATGACAACCGAGACATTGAAAAAAATATCAAGCGGACACGATATTCATATAGCCAGTTTGAGAACAAAGCCAACGGTACTGTTCATTAATATTGCTGAAAATCGTTTTAAGGAATTTGGCTTATTCGTTTCGTTACTACTCAGAGAGATTACAGAAACTTTTTCTGTAATGCCGAAAAAGAATGACTTAACACAATACCTACTATTAGATGAAGCAGGAAATTTTTATTTCCATAAGCTCGCAAATTTCTTGACGATTTGCAGAAAGCGTAGGGTTTCAGTATCGCTAATACTGCAATCAATGCGACAATTACGAGCCTTATATAATGATGATGCCGATACTATCATAGAAAACACTAAACATCACATCTATTTCCCAGGGCTATCCCTTGAAAGCTGTGAACAAATTAGCAAGAAAATCGGCTATATCTATGGGGATTTTGATAACACATTTTTACCAACCAATAAAAAGAGAGGGCGGAAATATCCACTTGTTTCTCCCGAAGCCATCAGAACTCTTAAAAATGGGTTTGGGTTGCTTTTGAGTGGTAATAAGCAAATAGCCTTACTCAAATTCACGCCGTGGTACAAGAATTTTTGGTTACGAATGAGATTAAAATAA
- the mobC gene encoding plasmid mobilization relaxosome protein MobC — MNRTSVYNRDFVFRVMCGINRNHFSTMCRPTNITIGSFTIHYLIRMTADKKSAYSKEYRKLRVHRVIIFSKEEFQHLTALAEKHRKPFSTLVRELALAQSKNQYLLPLEEQTQEVKIQLIKIGTNINQIAHVCNATKKISLDIIKKLQAEFSELQKAIVAIYDKPQSLSDLIRNTLIKIPSYAEEIKAVLTQLHL; from the coding sequence ATGAATAGGACCAGCGTATATAATAGGGATTTTGTTTTCAGAGTGATGTGTGGTATAAACAGAAACCATTTCAGCACAATGTGCCGACCTACCAATATCACTATTGGTTCTTTTACAATTCATTACCTAATTAGAATGACAGCAGACAAAAAATCAGCATACAGCAAAGAATATCGGAAACTCCGTGTACATCGGGTCATCATTTTCTCAAAAGAAGAATTTCAGCACCTTACCGCTCTAGCGGAAAAACATCGCAAGCCCTTTAGTACACTCGTTCGTGAGCTGGCTCTGGCTCAAAGTAAAAATCAATATTTGTTACCATTGGAGGAACAAACCCAAGAGGTCAAAATTCAGTTAATCAAGATAGGTACAAACATCAATCAGATAGCACACGTTTGCAATGCTACTAAGAAAATCTCACTTGATATTATTAAAAAATTACAAGCGGAATTTTCCGAACTCCAAAAAGCAATTGTTGCCATTTACGATAAGCCACAAAGTTTATCCGATTTAATAAGAAATACTCTTATTAAGATACCTAGCTACGCTGAAGAAATCAAAGCCGTTTTAACCCAATTACATCTATGA
- a CDS encoding DUF541 domain-containing protein, translating to MKKTILILTLIFTAFTTYSQTKNFIDKPYLETEVEIDSLVIPDRIYMTIILNESDNRNKKSTEELENLMQQALKTLNIDTQKDLSLLDFNSNFKKYFLSDKKVLKTKMYSLLVRDAVTAGKVLAKLESSGISNISIEKTEYSKAEQLLLDLKSKAILKAKQNAESMLNPLNQKVGSVIFVSDLNSITNLLQGKASGVRIRGASSIYGNKESEPIIIDFNKIKFSVKVNTKFAIE from the coding sequence ATGAAAAAAACCATACTCATTCTGACTTTGATTTTTACAGCGTTTACAACTTATTCGCAAACAAAAAATTTTATTGACAAACCTTATCTGGAAACAGAAGTAGAAATAGATTCATTGGTAATCCCAGATAGGATTTATATGACTATAATTCTCAATGAATCTGATAACCGAAACAAAAAATCTACCGAAGAACTGGAAAATCTAATGCAACAAGCGTTGAAGACCTTAAACATTGATACGCAAAAGGATTTATCTCTTTTGGATTTCAACAGCAATTTTAAAAAGTATTTTCTTAGCGATAAAAAAGTGTTAAAAACAAAAATGTATTCCTTACTTGTTCGTGATGCTGTTACTGCAGGAAAAGTATTAGCCAAATTAGAAAGTTCTGGGATTTCAAATATTTCCATAGAGAAAACGGAATACTCAAAAGCAGAACAGCTTTTATTGGATTTGAAATCAAAGGCTATATTAAAAGCAAAACAGAATGCAGAATCTATGCTCAATCCCCTTAATCAAAAAGTAGGTTCAGTAATCTTTGTTTCTGATTTGAACTCCATTACAAACTTACTTCAAGGAAAAGCCTCTGGAGTTAGGATAAGAGGCGCATCTAGTATATATGGGAATAAAGAAAGTGAACCTATCATCATTGATTTTAACAAAATTAAGTTTTCCGTAAAAGTAAATACCAAGTTTGCTATAGAATAG